A genomic window from Klebsiella quasipneumoniae subsp. quasipneumoniae includes:
- the mrkD gene encoding type 3 fimbria adhesin subunit MrkD, with protein MSLRKLLTLFIVLMALGTTSSWAVCTRLSSPTVMLDMVVGRVVVPPDLPVGSVILTRDWTMSAPGGASYRCTSGTNRFAAKIVSPGATDLGNKIYSTNVPGIGMRFSRGGATVNIVYPDVYSSRVYNTTNYSLEGSRFTLEIIKTAATTGSGTLAAGKYTSYDWESGGNPILETYLSANAITVVSPSCSVLSGKNMNVDVGAIRRTDLKGVGTTAGGKDFNIDLQCSGGLSETGYANISTSFSGTLATSTTATMGALLNEKAGSGMAKGVGIQVLKDGSPLQFNKKYTVGRLNNQETRYITIPLHARFYQYGPTTSTGEVESHMIFNLTYD; from the coding sequence ATGTCGCTGAGGAAATTACTGACGCTTTTTATCGTCTTAATGGCGCTGGGCACCACCTCGTCCTGGGCCGTCTGTACGCGTCTCTCTTCGCCAACGGTGATGCTGGACATGGTGGTGGGCAGGGTGGTGGTGCCCCCGGATCTGCCGGTGGGCTCGGTGATCCTCACCCGCGACTGGACGATGAGCGCCCCGGGCGGGGCGAGCTATCGCTGTACCTCCGGCACCAACCGCTTCGCGGCGAAGATCGTCTCGCCAGGGGCCACCGATCTTGGGAATAAAATTTATTCCACCAACGTGCCGGGGATTGGTATGCGTTTCAGCCGCGGCGGCGCGACGGTGAATATCGTCTATCCCGACGTCTATTCGTCCCGAGTGTATAACACCACCAACTATTCCCTTGAAGGGTCACGTTTTACGCTGGAGATTATCAAAACCGCGGCAACCACCGGCAGCGGCACCCTCGCGGCGGGAAAATACACCTCCTATGACTGGGAGAGCGGCGGCAACCCGATCCTCGAAACCTATCTGAGCGCCAATGCGATCACCGTGGTCTCGCCCTCCTGTTCGGTACTGAGCGGGAAAAATATGAATGTTGATGTGGGCGCCATCAGACGCACTGACCTGAAAGGGGTGGGCACCACCGCGGGCGGGAAGGATTTTAATATCGATCTGCAGTGCAGCGGCGGCCTGAGTGAAACGGGATACGCCAACATCAGCACCTCTTTTTCCGGCACCCTGGCGACCAGCACCACCGCCACCATGGGCGCCTTGCTGAATGAAAAGGCCGGCAGCGGGATGGCGAAAGGCGTCGGCATCCAGGTGCTGAAGGATGGATCCCCGCTGCAGTTTAATAAGAAATATACCGTTGGCCGCTTGAATAATCAGGAGACCCGCTACATCACCATCCCGCTGCACGCGCGCTTTTATCAGTATGGCCCGACGACCAGCACCGGCGAGGTGGAGTCGCATATGATCTTTAACCTGACGTACGATTAA
- the mrkF gene encoding type 3 fimbria minor subunit MrkF gives MKGLPKHTIAWLLLCGSLAAPSAWGFETNYDRGRVDFAGRVTDISCSVALNGGQHAGSGNVWLAPVSLAEVHDRGAGAFMKPQPFTLALSNCQLRHDGGAASQDEVRRVSVRWVDGFLLTAVGNENAGYLANTLPDGAQNIYLALSTNDNNTLDKSNKIVPADPQQNQVHLQERAVSGGLFTYYVGYVSPTPKSATSGPITSWATWELVYN, from the coding sequence ATGAAGGGATTGCCGAAACATACTATCGCGTGGTTGCTGCTCTGCGGCAGCCTCGCCGCCCCCTCGGCGTGGGGTTTCGAGACCAATTATGATCGCGGACGGGTCGATTTTGCCGGGCGGGTGACGGATATTTCCTGCAGCGTCGCGCTCAATGGCGGCCAGCATGCCGGCAGCGGCAACGTCTGGCTGGCGCCGGTCAGCCTGGCGGAAGTGCACGATCGCGGGGCCGGCGCGTTTATGAAGCCGCAGCCTTTTACCCTGGCGCTGTCAAACTGCCAGCTGCGTCATGACGGCGGCGCCGCCTCGCAGGACGAGGTGCGGCGAGTCAGCGTTCGCTGGGTCGACGGTTTTTTACTGACGGCGGTCGGTAATGAGAACGCGGGCTATCTGGCCAATACCTTGCCAGACGGAGCGCAGAATATTTATCTGGCGCTGTCGACCAATGATAATAATACGCTGGATAAGAGTAATAAAATTGTCCCTGCGGACCCGCAGCAAAATCAGGTGCATTTGCAGGAACGCGCGGTCAGCGGCGGCCTGTTCACCTATTATGTGGGCTACGTTTCGCCGACGCCGAAAAGCGCCACCAGCGGGCCAATTACCAGCTGGGCTACGTGGGAATTAGTTTATAATTAA
- the mkrJ gene encoding phosphodiesterase MrkJ, producing MNTKIFEDNILSRNDIAVRYVFQKMFSPQGTLVAVECLSRFDNLPVSPEYFFRHATAAVRERIFLEQLALIEQHKAWFLRNHISATINVDDHILNLLRQKEIKEKIATLTCVHFEVTENAEKLLNNSLAAWQSPQDTSLWLDDFGSGYAGINAISGYHFDYVKIDKDFFWHLMRKESGRQLMDALVTFLSRNHHNVIIEGVESEAHKKWLQGMEWFAIQGHYWQEVSIEQLVADDIVI from the coding sequence ATGAACACTAAAATATTCGAAGACAACATTTTATCTCGTAATGATATCGCTGTACGCTACGTCTTTCAGAAAATGTTTTCCCCACAAGGTACCTTAGTCGCAGTTGAATGCTTAAGCCGCTTCGATAATCTTCCCGTTTCGCCAGAATATTTTTTCCGCCATGCCACCGCGGCGGTTCGTGAACGTATTTTTCTCGAGCAACTGGCGTTGATTGAACAGCATAAAGCATGGTTTTTACGTAACCATATTTCCGCCACCATTAACGTCGATGACCATATCCTGAATCTGCTACGCCAGAAGGAAATAAAAGAGAAAATTGCCACCCTGACCTGCGTCCATTTTGAAGTGACCGAAAACGCCGAGAAACTTCTGAATAATTCCCTCGCCGCCTGGCAAAGCCCGCAGGATACCTCGCTGTGGCTCGACGACTTCGGCTCTGGCTACGCGGGGATAAACGCCATCAGCGGTTATCATTTTGACTATGTCAAAATTGATAAAGATTTTTTCTGGCATCTGATGCGCAAAGAGTCCGGCCGTCAGCTGATGGATGCGCTGGTCACCTTTTTATCCCGCAATCATCACAACGTGATTATTGAAGGTGTGGAAAGCGAAGCCCATAAAAAATGGCTGCAGGGTATGGAGTGGTTTGCTATTCAGGGGCATTACTGGCAGGAAGTCAGCATTGAACAACTGGTTGCCGACGATATTGTCATATAA
- the mrkH gene encoding transcriptional activator MrkH, whose protein sequence is MTEGTIKTSKYEIIAIFREELRKRTEIEIFFNNTSIITQLTRVDFAEFHIQTHRKIPPGHKIRFLLHSDSGKIEFNAALTKHDNSGVDKGIRYAFSLPECLQVVQRRRDPRFRLRHEHDFYCRGRHKNGENYLFDIKDISDGGCALMTKTPNLKFLSHNALLKNAVLMLAEYGEITIDLVVKNVIIITLDNPNEESENYYQISCQFKFRHLDDQRRIEKILLDLILEAKRKKRI, encoded by the coding sequence ATGACAGAGGGAACGATAAAGACCAGTAAGTATGAAATTATTGCTATTTTCAGAGAGGAGTTGCGCAAACGTACTGAAATTGAAATATTTTTTAACAACACCAGTATCATAACCCAACTGACGCGCGTGGACTTTGCCGAGTTCCATATTCAGACCCATCGCAAAATCCCACCAGGTCATAAAATTCGTTTTCTACTGCATAGCGATTCAGGGAAAATAGAGTTTAATGCAGCCCTGACAAAACATGACAATAGCGGTGTCGATAAAGGTATCCGCTACGCCTTTTCCTTGCCTGAATGCCTGCAGGTCGTGCAGCGTCGCCGCGATCCCCGCTTTCGTTTACGCCATGAGCATGACTTTTATTGCCGCGGGCGCCATAAAAATGGCGAAAACTATCTTTTCGACATCAAAGACATTTCGGACGGCGGTTGCGCGCTGATGACCAAAACGCCGAACCTGAAATTTCTCAGTCATAACGCATTGCTGAAAAATGCCGTACTGATGCTGGCGGAATATGGCGAGATCACCATCGACCTGGTGGTAAAAAATGTCATTATTATCACCCTCGACAATCCCAATGAAGAGAGCGAAAATTACTATCAGATATCCTGCCAGTTTAAGTTCCGTCATCTCGACGACCAGCGCAGAATAGAGAAGATTCTGCTGGACCTGATCTTAGAAGCCAAGCGCAAAAAGAGAATCTGA
- a CDS encoding aldo/keto reductase family oxidoreductase, with the protein MSSVTLSGRGTLGDRQVYRLGYGAMQLAGPGVFGPPKDPEEAVRVLQAAVEAGVNHIDTSDFYGPHVTNQLIRKALHPYPDDLCIVTKVSARRDEKGNWLPAMSPAELTQAVEDNLRHLGLDVLEVVNLRSMLSPHGPVEGSLEAPLATLQELKARGLIRHIGLSNVTAKQVADAQKMTPIVCVQNLYNIAHRADDALVDALAAQHIAWVPFFPLGGFTPLQAQELNEVAASLEATPMQVALAWLLQRAPNILLIPGTSSRTHLAENIAAAGLVLPADALRILDNIANRAHS; encoded by the coding sequence ATGTCCAGTGTCACCTTATCCGGTCGCGGCACGCTCGGCGATCGCCAGGTCTATCGGTTGGGTTACGGGGCCATGCAGCTGGCCGGCCCCGGCGTCTTCGGCCCGCCGAAAGATCCTGAAGAAGCGGTGCGCGTGCTGCAGGCCGCCGTCGAAGCTGGGGTAAACCATATCGATACTTCGGATTTCTATGGCCCCCATGTGACCAATCAGCTGATCCGCAAAGCGCTTCACCCCTACCCCGACGATTTGTGCATTGTCACCAAGGTCAGCGCCCGCCGTGACGAAAAAGGCAACTGGCTGCCGGCCATGTCGCCTGCTGAACTGACCCAGGCCGTCGAGGACAATTTGCGTCACCTGGGGCTCGACGTGCTGGAGGTGGTGAACCTGCGCAGTATGCTGAGCCCCCACGGCCCGGTGGAGGGGTCGCTGGAGGCGCCGCTCGCCACCCTGCAGGAGCTGAAGGCGCGAGGGTTGATCCGCCATATTGGCCTTAGCAACGTGACGGCAAAGCAGGTGGCGGATGCGCAGAAAATGACGCCTATCGTCTGCGTGCAAAACCTCTATAACATTGCCCATCGCGCCGACGACGCGCTGGTGGATGCGCTGGCCGCCCAGCACATCGCCTGGGTCCCCTTCTTCCCGCTGGGCGGTTTTACCCCGCTGCAGGCGCAGGAGCTGAACGAGGTCGCGGCCTCGCTTGAGGCGACGCCGATGCAGGTCGCCCTCGCCTGGCTACTCCAGCGCGCGCCCAATATTCTGCTGATCCCCGGCACCTCATCCCGCACGCACCTGGCGGAAAATATTGCCGCCGCCGGGCTGGTTCTGCCAGCGGATGCGCTACGCATCCTGGATAATATCGCCAATCGCGCGCATTCCTGA
- a CDS encoding amino acid permease — MSKIWSKEETLWSFALYGTAVGAGTLFLPIQLGSAGAIVLFITALVAWPLTYWPHKALSQFILSANIAPGTGITGAVNHYYGKKIGNLITGLYFLAFFVVVLIYAVAITNSLAEQVAHHTPMTPALRALLSLGVVLVLNLIFLMGRQITIKVMGFLVFPLIACFLFLSLYLIRDWHPEHLTSQMQFSSQTLHQVWISIPVMVFAFSHTPIISTFAIDQQEKHGDLAMGKCKKIMKVAYTIICASVLFFVFSCLLAIPATYIETARDQGVTILSALSMVPGAPGWLAVTGIIVAVVAMSKSFLGTYFGVIEGASEIVKSSLGLMGVRKSRAFNRAMSIMLVSAFTFAVCFINPNAISMIYAISGPLIAMILFIMPTLSTWLIPALKPYRSVGNAITLVVGLLCVSVMFFG; from the coding sequence ATGTCTAAAATTTGGTCTAAAGAAGAAACTCTATGGAGTTTTGCCTTATATGGCACTGCAGTAGGCGCTGGGACGCTATTTCTACCGATCCAGCTGGGTTCGGCTGGCGCCATCGTCCTTTTCATCACCGCGCTGGTCGCCTGGCCGCTCACCTACTGGCCTCACAAAGCGCTGAGCCAGTTTATTCTCTCGGCCAATATCGCGCCGGGAACCGGGATCACCGGCGCAGTCAATCACTACTATGGTAAGAAAATTGGCAACCTGATCACCGGCCTCTATTTCCTCGCCTTCTTTGTGGTCGTGCTGATCTACGCCGTGGCCATCACCAACTCGCTGGCCGAGCAGGTGGCGCATCACACGCCGATGACGCCTGCGCTACGCGCGCTGCTGAGTCTTGGCGTGGTGCTGGTCCTTAATCTGATCTTTCTCATGGGCCGGCAGATCACCATCAAGGTGATGGGCTTTCTGGTCTTCCCGCTCATCGCCTGCTTTCTGTTTCTCTCCCTCTATTTAATTCGCGACTGGCATCCGGAACATCTCACCAGCCAGATGCAGTTCAGCTCGCAGACGCTCCACCAGGTCTGGATCTCCATACCCGTGATGGTTTTCGCTTTTAGCCATACGCCGATCATCTCAACTTTTGCTATCGACCAGCAGGAGAAACACGGCGACCTGGCCATGGGTAAATGCAAAAAAATCATGAAGGTGGCCTACACCATCATCTGCGCCAGCGTGCTGTTTTTCGTCTTCAGCTGCCTGCTGGCTATCCCGGCGACCTATATTGAGACCGCCCGCGATCAGGGGGTGACTATCCTCTCCGCCCTGTCGATGGTGCCGGGCGCGCCGGGCTGGCTGGCGGTGACCGGCATTATCGTCGCCGTGGTCGCCATGTCGAAATCCTTTCTCGGCACCTACTTCGGGGTCATTGAAGGCGCCAGCGAAATCGTCAAAAGCTCGCTGGGCCTGATGGGCGTGCGCAAGAGCCGCGCCTTCAACCGCGCGATGTCGATCATGCTGGTCTCCGCCTTCACCTTTGCGGTGTGCTTTATCAACCCGAATGCGATCTCGATGATCTACGCCATCAGCGGACCGCTTATCGCCATGATCCTGTTTATCATGCCCACGCTGTCAACCTGGCTTATCCCGGCGCTGAAGCCGTATCGCTCGGTGGGGAACGCCATCACTCTGGTGGTCGGCCTGCTCTGCGTCTCCGTGATGTTCTTCGGCTAA
- a CDS encoding multidrug/biocide efflux PACE transporter: protein MQQTPHQRKTLTERVIHAITFEGLATLILAPTAAWLMQRSVVEMGGLSILLATLAMVWNIIYNAAFDRLWPVSRVPRRLKVRALHAIGFETGFVIIGVTMVAIVLGVSLLQAFMLEIGFMLFFLPYTMAFNWVWDTLRERVIRHRRPRQAARG, encoded by the coding sequence ATGCAACAGACCCCGCATCAGCGCAAGACGCTCACCGAACGCGTTATCCACGCCATCACCTTCGAAGGACTGGCGACGCTGATCCTCGCCCCCACCGCCGCCTGGCTGATGCAGCGTTCGGTGGTGGAGATGGGCGGGCTGAGCATTCTGCTCGCCACCCTGGCGATGGTATGGAACATCATTTATAACGCGGCTTTCGATCGCCTGTGGCCGGTCTCCCGCGTCCCCCGTCGGCTGAAAGTGCGGGCGCTGCACGCGATCGGCTTCGAGACCGGCTTTGTTATCATCGGCGTCACCATGGTGGCTATCGTGCTGGGGGTATCGCTACTGCAGGCGTTTATGCTGGAGATCGGCTTCATGCTCTTCTTCCTGCCCTACACCATGGCGTTTAACTGGGTCTGGGACACCCTGCGCGAGCGCGTGATCCGACACCGCCGCCCGCGCCAGGCGGCACGCGGCTAG
- a CDS encoding LysR family transcriptional regulator yields the protein MRYSPEALTAFVEAVDSGSFSAAARRLRKSQSTISTAIANLEADLGVTLFDRATRQPTLTPQGEQVLSYVKAILAASERLDELAVSLSGETEPRLTFVLSDTLHPDVLEDLLVQFDRRFPHTEFECLIGEDEDVIDLLQKSRAQVGLIEARERYPTDIGSTRLPLQTAMGIYVAPDHPLAAQGKVVWDELRSWRELRLSTFLASATEPAAGQVWSAPNYLLLLSMAVQGFGWCILPCALVAEFAPQGGLVALDIPGWPRAISVDLLWNKKAPPGAAGSWLRQHLQRRER from the coding sequence ATGCGTTATTCACCGGAAGCGTTAACCGCCTTTGTCGAGGCCGTTGACAGCGGGTCGTTCTCCGCGGCCGCCCGTCGCCTGCGGAAAAGCCAGTCGACGATCAGTACCGCTATCGCCAACCTGGAGGCAGACCTCGGGGTGACCCTCTTCGATCGGGCAACGCGGCAGCCGACGCTGACGCCGCAGGGGGAGCAGGTGCTGAGCTATGTCAAAGCGATCCTCGCCGCCAGCGAGCGGCTGGATGAGCTGGCGGTGTCGCTGTCCGGCGAGACGGAGCCGCGACTGACCTTTGTGCTCTCGGACACCCTGCACCCGGACGTGCTGGAAGATCTGCTGGTGCAGTTTGACCGCCGCTTCCCTCATACCGAGTTTGAGTGTTTGATTGGCGAAGATGAGGACGTGATCGATCTCCTGCAAAAATCCCGCGCCCAGGTGGGATTGATTGAGGCGAGAGAGCGCTACCCGACCGATATCGGCAGCACCCGCCTGCCGCTGCAGACGGCGATGGGCATTTACGTGGCGCCTGACCATCCGCTGGCGGCGCAGGGCAAGGTTGTCTGGGATGAGCTGCGCAGCTGGCGCGAGCTGCGTTTGAGCACCTTTCTGGCCAGCGCCACGGAGCCTGCCGCCGGGCAGGTCTGGTCGGCGCCAAACTACCTGCTGCTGCTCAGCATGGCGGTGCAGGGCTTCGGCTGGTGCATTCTGCCCTGCGCCCTGGTGGCGGAGTTTGCGCCGCAGGGCGGGCTGGTGGCGCTCGATATCCCCGGCTGGCCGCGGGCGATTTCGGTGGATCTGCTGTGGAATAAGAAAGCGCCGCCCGGGGCGGCGGGCAGCTGGCTGCGTCAGCATCTGCAGCGGCGTGAACGTTAA
- a CDS encoding acetyl-CoA C-acetyltransferase, whose protein sequence is MKDVVIVGALRTPIGCFQGALSRHSAVELGSVVVKALVEKTGIDPQSVDEVILGQVLTAGTGQNPARQSAIRGGLPNTVSAITINDVCGSGLKALHLATQAIQCGEADVVIAGGQENMSRAPHVLTDSRTGAQLGNSQLIDSLVHDGLWDAFNDYHMGVTAENLAREYGISRELQDAWALSSQHKARKAIDSGRFRDEIVPVVTEHNGAARTVDTDEQPRVDASAEGLASLQPAFDRLGSVTAGNASSINDGAAAVMMMSEAKAEELGLPILARIRAFASVGVDPALMGIAPVHATRRCLERAGWRLDDVDLIEANEAFAAQAISVGRVLEWDERRVNVNGGAIALGHPIGASGCRILVSLVHEMIKRDARKGLATLCIGGGQGVALAVERA, encoded by the coding sequence ATGAAGGATGTCGTGATCGTCGGGGCGCTGCGAACGCCGATTGGCTGCTTTCAGGGCGCGCTATCGCGCCATTCAGCCGTTGAGCTGGGTAGCGTGGTGGTGAAGGCGCTGGTGGAGAAGACGGGAATCGATCCGCAGAGCGTGGATGAGGTGATCCTCGGCCAGGTGCTGACCGCGGGAACCGGGCAAAACCCGGCCCGTCAGTCCGCTATTCGCGGCGGGTTGCCCAACACTGTATCGGCTATCACCATTAACGACGTCTGCGGTTCAGGTCTGAAAGCCCTGCACCTCGCCACCCAGGCCATCCAGTGCGGGGAGGCGGACGTGGTGATCGCCGGCGGCCAGGAGAACATGAGCCGCGCTCCGCATGTCCTCACCGACAGCCGCACCGGCGCCCAGCTGGGCAACAGCCAGCTGATTGACAGTCTGGTCCATGACGGCCTGTGGGACGCCTTCAACGATTACCATATGGGCGTCACGGCGGAAAACCTCGCCCGGGAATACGGCATCAGCCGCGAACTGCAGGACGCCTGGGCGCTCAGCTCGCAGCATAAGGCGCGCAAGGCGATTGATTCCGGACGCTTTCGCGATGAGATTGTCCCGGTCGTTACCGAGCATAACGGCGCGGCGCGCACCGTAGATACCGATGAACAACCGCGGGTGGATGCCAGCGCGGAAGGGCTGGCCAGCCTGCAGCCTGCCTTCGATCGTCTCGGATCGGTGACCGCCGGCAACGCATCCAGCATCAATGACGGCGCGGCGGCGGTGATGATGATGAGTGAGGCGAAAGCCGAGGAGCTGGGGCTGCCGATCCTCGCGCGGATCCGCGCCTTCGCCAGCGTCGGCGTCGATCCGGCGCTGATGGGCATCGCCCCGGTGCACGCCACCCGCCGTTGTCTGGAACGGGCCGGCTGGCGGCTGGACGACGTCGATCTGATCGAAGCCAATGAGGCCTTTGCCGCTCAGGCTATCTCCGTTGGCCGGGTACTGGAGTGGGATGAGCGACGGGTCAACGTCAACGGCGGCGCGATCGCCCTCGGCCACCCGATCGGCGCCTCCGGCTGCCGGATTCTGGTGTCGCTGGTGCATGAAATGATCAAGCGCGATGCGCGTAAAGGGCTGGCGACGCTGTGCATCGGCGGCGGTCAGGGCGTGGCGCTGGCGGTAGAGCGCGCGTAG
- the ompK26 gene encoding KdgM family porin OmpK26, translated as MLKRSLVLAALCGMSFAATAVTIDLRHEFIDGGKSDKSNADRVSVSHRFANGLGFTVEAKWRSGGDNGSQPYSDVVGNGHEDTISWRWKATSNLFLTPGFTIESNDSRSIYKPHLHVQYSFDNGFYVAARYRYEYTRYPNDAGKDDDKVNRGDAWAGFALGDWRTELNYVYARSSEGVNRNDNKPYSQEYNVKVAYKLDNNWSPYGEIGNVGVNDRSDRQTRFRVGVAYSF; from the coding sequence ATGTTAAAACGATCTCTGGTTCTGGCCGCCCTCTGCGGTATGTCTTTTGCGGCAACCGCGGTCACGATAGATTTACGTCATGAATTTATTGATGGCGGCAAGAGCGATAAAAGCAATGCCGACCGCGTCTCGGTATCCCACCGCTTCGCCAACGGGCTAGGCTTTACCGTGGAGGCCAAATGGCGTTCAGGCGGCGACAACGGTTCGCAACCCTATTCGGACGTGGTGGGCAACGGCCATGAAGACACCATCAGCTGGCGCTGGAAAGCGACGTCGAACCTTTTCCTCACCCCCGGGTTTACCATAGAGAGCAACGACAGCCGCTCCATTTACAAGCCGCATCTGCACGTACAGTACAGTTTCGACAATGGCTTCTATGTCGCCGCTCGCTATCGCTATGAGTACACCCGCTATCCGAACGATGCCGGTAAAGATGATGACAAGGTGAATCGCGGCGACGCGTGGGCCGGGTTTGCCCTCGGCGACTGGCGCACCGAGCTGAACTATGTCTATGCCCGCAGTTCGGAAGGGGTGAACCGCAACGACAACAAACCCTACTCACAGGAATATAACGTGAAGGTAGCCTATAAGCTGGATAACAACTGGTCGCCGTATGGTGAAATTGGCAACGTCGGCGTGAATGACCGCAGCGATCGCCAGACCCGTTTCCGCGTCGGGGTGGCCTACTCGTTCTGA